The sequence AGAAACAGGCCACGGCGACACCGGTGATAATCCGTTTGATCATCCCACGGTCCCTCCCCGAAGCGCGTCGCCTCCTCGAATGCCGCCGAAGCGCCGATCCCGCTCCGCGTAGGCCTCCAGGGCGGCGCGAAAATCGTCCGCGCTGAAATCGGGCCACAGCACCGGCGTGACCACCAGCTCGCTGT comes from Lentisphaerota bacterium and encodes:
- a CDS encoding undecaprenyl diphosphate synthase family protein, whose translation is SELVVTPVLWPDFSADDFRAALEAYAERDRRFGGIRGGDALRGGTVG